The following proteins are encoded in a genomic region of Syntrophotaleaceae bacterium:
- a CDS encoding cytochrome c3 family protein: protein MKLFQVVFLLSTVLAAPAFAVLPGQSLTYEGGGAGPVTFSGTDHRQPCSTCHNRDLFPRMLKGAKPITMQALYAGQLCGSCHNGEQAFASQGNCARCHEGYKDK from the coding sequence ATGAAGTTATTCCAGGTTGTCTTTTTACTGAGCACGGTTCTGGCAGCTCCTGCTTTTGCCGTTCTGCCTGGCCAGAGCCTCACTTATGAAGGCGGGGGCGCCGGCCCGGTCACCTTCAGCGGGACCGATCACCGGCAGCCTTGTTCAACCTGCCACAACAGGGATCTGTTTCCCAGGATGTTGAAGGGGGCAAAACCAATCACCATGCAGGCTCTTTACGCAGGTCAGCTCTGCGGGTCCTGTCATAACGGAGAGCAGGCTTTTGCAAGTCAAGGCAATTGCGCCCGTTGCCATGAAGGGTACAAGGATAAATAG
- a CDS encoding histone deacetylase family protein, whose product MFRIRRIYDDLLPINRTAIDHVRQILRSQFPDLSARDIDKLPGQLKNPLKHGFRAILYVADDQRGRVQGFALLLHEPQLRFGYLEYISSAKQMTGRGIGGALYRRLREEARTLGLLGLFFECLPDDPQLCRDPAILRQNRARLRFYERFGARPITGTGYETPVKPGQDNPPYLVFDDLGVKQVLPADQAREIVRTILERKYRHICPPEYVQMVVDSFTDDPVKLRPFRYLSTGTETAATPDPIPADQRIALVVHDQHAIHHVRERGYVEAPARIEAVMEHLAPSGLFAPVPIRHFSERHVTAVHDAAFVRYLKTVSARLPEDEAVYPYVFPVRNASRPPKERAIRAGYYCIDTFTPLTRNSWPAASRAVDCALTAAGQIVSGQRLAYALVRPPGHHAERSFFGGFCYLNSSAVAAHYLSRLGKVAVLDIDYHHGNGTQEIFYQRPDVLTVSVHGHPSFAYPYFSGFDDERGSESGRGYNLNLPLPEKLTAERYRSTLQQALRRIKRFRPGFIVVPLGFDTGQGDPTGTWPLRNEDFHRNGRLIGELGLPVLVVQEGGYDTGQMGGYALHFFTGLREGAFLSPH is encoded by the coding sequence ATGTTCCGCATCCGCCGCATTTATGATGATCTGTTGCCGATCAACCGGACGGCCATCGACCACGTGCGCCAGATCCTTCGGAGCCAGTTTCCCGACCTGTCCGCCCGGGACATCGACAAACTGCCCGGCCAGCTGAAAAATCCTCTCAAACACGGCTTTCGGGCCATTCTCTATGTGGCCGACGATCAGCGCGGGCGGGTACAGGGTTTCGCCCTGCTGCTGCACGAACCGCAACTTCGGTTCGGCTACCTGGAATACATCTCCAGCGCGAAGCAGATGACCGGTCGAGGCATCGGCGGCGCCCTCTATCGGCGTTTACGCGAGGAGGCCCGGACCCTGGGTTTGCTGGGACTCTTCTTCGAGTGTCTGCCCGACGATCCTCAGTTATGCCGCGATCCAGCGATACTCAGGCAGAACCGCGCCCGGCTGCGCTTCTATGAGCGGTTCGGCGCTAGGCCCATCACCGGGACGGGTTACGAAACGCCCGTCAAACCGGGACAGGACAATCCCCCGTATCTGGTCTTCGATGATCTCGGAGTAAAGCAGGTTTTGCCGGCCGATCAGGCCCGGGAAATCGTCCGCACCATACTGGAACGGAAGTACCGTCACATTTGTCCGCCGGAATACGTGCAGATGGTGGTGGACTCCTTTACCGACGATCCGGTGAAGCTGAGACCGTTCCGCTACCTTTCGACGGGAACGGAAACGGCGGCGACTCCCGATCCCATCCCCGCCGATCAGCGCATCGCCCTGGTGGTGCACGATCAACACGCCATACATCATGTCCGGGAGCGAGGTTATGTGGAGGCTCCCGCGCGGATCGAAGCGGTCATGGAACACCTCGCCCCCTCCGGATTGTTTGCCCCGGTACCGATCAGACACTTTTCCGAGAGGCATGTGACCGCGGTGCACGACGCAGCCTTTGTCCGCTATCTCAAAACCGTATCGGCCCGTCTGCCGGAGGACGAAGCGGTTTACCCCTATGTCTTTCCGGTGCGCAACGCCAGCCGGCCTCCCAAGGAACGGGCCATCCGTGCCGGCTACTACTGCATCGACACCTTTACGCCCCTGACCCGCAACAGCTGGCCCGCCGCCAGCCGGGCGGTGGACTGCGCCCTGACCGCCGCCGGACAGATCGTCTCCGGACAGCGGCTCGCCTACGCTCTGGTGCGGCCGCCGGGACATCACGCGGAGAGAAGCTTCTTCGGAGGGTTCTGCTACCTCAACAGCAGCGCCGTAGCTGCCCACTATCTCAGTCGTTTGGGCAAGGTGGCGGTCCTCGACATCGACTATCATCACGGCAACGGCACCCAGGAGATCTTCTACCAGCGGCCCGACGTGCTGACCGTCTCGGTCCACGGCCATCCCTCCTTTGCCTATCCCTATTTCAGCGGATTTGACGACGAGCGGGGCAGCGAATCGGGCCGGGGTTACAATCTCAACCTGCCTTTGCCGGAGAAGCTGACGGCGGAGCGCTATCGATCGACCCTTCAGCAGGCGCTGCGCCGCATCAAGCGGTTCAGGCCCGGCTTTATCGTAGTGCCTCTCGGCTTCGACACAGGCCAGGGAGACCCGACCGGCACCTGGCCTCTGCGCAACGAGGATTTCCACCGCAACGGTCGACTGATCGGGGAGCTGGGCCTGCCGGTTCTGGTGGTCCAGGAGGGCGGGTATGATACAGGTCAGATGGGCGGATACGCTCTGCACTTTTTCACCGGCCTTCGGGAGGGCGCTTTTCTATCGCCCCATTAA
- a CDS encoding alanine--glyoxylate aminotransferase family protein: MSKKLFIPGPVEVSQDVLEAMATPMIGHRMKEYAVLHKEVVDDLKKLLNAPGPVFLSTSSAFGVMEGAVRNLVQKRCACFANGAFSKKWYEVTLRCGLEADLFSADWGKPVTAEMVDQALATGKYDAMTVVHNETSTGVMSPLEEIAAVMKKYPKVSFIVDTVSSMSAVPIDVTALGIDVCLAGVQKAFGLPPGLAVFSVTRKALDKARTTPNRGYYFDFEEFETNDEKNNTPSTPCISQIYALRHQLKKMFAEGLENRYARHRQMAEATRSWLTKQGFGLYAAEGARSNTLTTGTNDGSTDLEKLKKLVGERGYAMDNGYGKIKNQTFRIPHMGDFTMADMEDYFTLLEELLPQARS; encoded by the coding sequence ATGAGCAAGAAACTCTTTATTCCCGGACCTGTTGAAGTGAGCCAGGATGTGCTCGAGGCGATGGCCACCCCGATGATCGGCCATCGCATGAAGGAATACGCGGTTCTCCATAAAGAAGTGGTCGACGATCTGAAAAAACTGCTCAACGCCCCCGGTCCGGTTTTCCTTTCCACCTCCAGCGCCTTCGGGGTTATGGAGGGGGCCGTACGTAATCTGGTGCAGAAGCGGTGCGCCTGCTTCGCCAACGGCGCTTTCAGTAAAAAGTGGTACGAGGTAACCTTGCGTTGCGGCCTGGAGGCCGACCTCTTTTCCGCCGACTGGGGAAAACCCGTCACCGCCGAAATGGTCGACCAGGCCCTGGCCACCGGTAAATACGATGCCATGACCGTGGTACACAACGAAACCTCCACCGGCGTCATGTCTCCCCTGGAGGAGATCGCCGCGGTGATGAAGAAATACCCCAAAGTCTCCTTCATCGTCGACACCGTCTCTTCCATGAGCGCCGTCCCCATCGACGTCACCGCCCTCGGCATCGATGTCTGCCTGGCCGGGGTTCAGAAAGCTTTCGGCCTGCCGCCGGGTCTGGCAGTCTTTTCCGTCACCCGCAAGGCCCTCGACAAGGCCCGCACCACTCCCAATCGCGGCTACTATTTCGATTTCGAGGAATTCGAAACAAACGACGAAAAGAACAACACTCCCAGCACCCCTTGCATCAGCCAGATCTACGCTTTGCGTCATCAGTTGAAGAAGATGTTCGCCGAAGGGCTGGAAAACCGCTATGCCCGCCATCGGCAGATGGCTGAGGCGACCCGCTCCTGGCTGACCAAGCAGGGCTTCGGACTCTATGCGGCCGAGGGCGCCCGTTCCAACACCCTCACCACCGGAACCAACGATGGCAGCACCGACCTGGAAAAACTCAAGAAGCTGGTTGGCGAGCGGGGCTACGCCATGGATAACGGCTACGGCAAGATCAAGAACCAGACGTTCCGCATTCCTCACATGGGGGACTTTACCATGGCGGACATGGAAGACTATTTTACCCTGCTCGAAGAGCTGCTGCCGCAGGCCCGCAGCTGA
- the groL gene encoding chaperonin GroEL (60 kDa chaperone family; promotes refolding of misfolded polypeptides especially under stressful conditions; forms two stacked rings of heptamers to form a barrel-shaped 14mer; ends can be capped by GroES; misfolded proteins enter the barrel where they are refolded when GroES binds), with translation MAAKEIKFGQDARKHILDGVNQLANAVKVTLGPKGRNVVIEKSFGAPLITKDGVTVAKEIEVEGKFENMGAQLVKEVASKTSDVAGDGTTTATVLAQAIYREGVKLVSAGHNPMEIKRGIDKAVEAAVANLKSLSKPIKDHKEIAQVGTISANSDATIGNIIAEAMEKVGKEGVITVEEAKAMETTLETVEGMQFDRGYLSPYFVTDPERMEAVMEDALILIHDKKISNMRDMVGILEAVAKQGRPILLISEDIEGEALATLVVNKLRGTLNVAAVKAPGFGDRRKAMLEDIAILTGGKVIAEELGFKLENATLDMLGYAKRIVIDKENTTIIDGGGSEADIQGRVKQIRAQIEETSSDYDKEKLQERLAKLVGGVAVVKVGAATETEMKEKKARVEDALHATRAAVEEGIVPGGGVALIRCIKALESLNLQGEQMFGLNIVKRALEEPLRQIAANAGAEGSIVVNRVVGEKDSFGFDAATDEYCDMIEAGIIDPTKVVRSALQNASSVAGLMLTTEACVAEVPKKDEGMGGMPGGMGGMGGMGGMGGMM, from the coding sequence ATGGCTGCTAAAGAAATCAAATTCGGGCAGGACGCCCGTAAGCACATCCTGGATGGTGTTAACCAGCTGGCCAACGCCGTCAAGGTAACCCTCGGCCCCAAAGGCCGCAATGTGGTCATCGAAAAATCCTTCGGCGCCCCGCTGATCACCAAGGACGGCGTGACCGTTGCCAAGGAGATCGAAGTGGAAGGCAAGTTCGAGAACATGGGCGCCCAGCTGGTCAAGGAAGTCGCGTCCAAGACCTCCGATGTCGCCGGTGACGGCACCACCACCGCCACCGTGCTGGCCCAGGCCATCTACCGCGAAGGCGTCAAGCTGGTTTCCGCCGGTCACAACCCGATGGAAATCAAACGCGGCATCGACAAAGCTGTTGAAGCGGCCGTCGCCAACCTGAAAAGCCTGTCAAAGCCGATCAAGGACCACAAGGAGATCGCCCAGGTCGGCACCATTTCCGCCAACAGCGATGCCACCATCGGCAACATCATCGCCGAGGCCATGGAGAAGGTCGGCAAGGAAGGCGTTATCACCGTCGAGGAAGCCAAGGCGATGGAAACCACCCTCGAGACCGTCGAAGGGATGCAGTTCGATCGCGGCTACCTGTCCCCTTACTTCGTGACCGATCCCGAGCGGATGGAAGCGGTCATGGAAGACGCGCTGATCCTGATCCACGACAAGAAGATCAGCAACATGCGCGACATGGTCGGCATCCTTGAAGCCGTCGCCAAACAGGGCCGTCCGATTCTGCTCATCTCCGAAGATATCGAAGGCGAAGCTCTGGCTACCCTGGTGGTCAACAAGCTGCGCGGCACCCTCAACGTGGCCGCGGTCAAGGCTCCCGGCTTCGGCGACCGCCGCAAGGCCATGCTCGAAGACATCGCCATTCTCACCGGCGGCAAGGTGATCGCCGAGGAGCTCGGCTTCAAGCTGGAGAACGCCACCCTCGACATGCTCGGTTACGCCAAACGCATCGTCATCGACAAGGAAAACACCACCATCATCGACGGCGGCGGCAGCGAAGCCGATATTCAGGGCCGGGTCAAGCAGATCCGGGCCCAGATCGAGGAGACCAGCAGCGACTACGACAAGGAAAAGCTGCAGGAGCGCCTGGCCAAGCTGGTCGGCGGGGTCGCCGTGGTCAAGGTCGGCGCCGCCACCGAAACCGAAATGAAGGAGAAGAAGGCCCGCGTCGAGGACGCCCTGCATGCTACCCGTGCAGCTGTCGAAGAAGGCATCGTGCCTGGCGGCGGAGTCGCTCTGATTCGCTGCATCAAGGCCCTTGAAAGCCTCAACCTCCAGGGCGAGCAGATGTTCGGCCTGAATATCGTCAAGCGCGCCCTTGAAGAGCCTCTGCGGCAGATTGCGGCGAATGCGGGCGCCGAAGGTTCCATCGTAGTCAACAGAGTGGTTGGCGAGAAAGATTCCTTCGGTTTCGACGCCGCCACCGACGAGTACTGCGACATGATTGAAGCCGGCATCATCGACCCGACCAAGGTGGTGCGCAGTGCCCTGCAGAACGCTTCTTCCGTGGCCGGCCTGATGCTGACCACCGAAGCCTGCGTTGCCGAAGTGCCGAAGAAGGATGAAGGCATGGGCGGCATGCCCGGTGGCATGGGCGGCATGGGAGGAATGGGCGGCATGGGCGGCATGATGTAA
- a CDS encoding FAD-linked oxidase C-terminal domain-containing protein gives MEPRLIRILKDIVGPGHVSTDKADRICYSYDATQQEYLPDAVVFPANAQEISLVMKMANAEKIPVYPRGAGSGFTGGSLPIRGGIALVLTRLNAILRIDEDNLIAEVEPGVITWKFQQAVEEKGLFYPPDPASLKFSTLGGNVAECAGGPRCVKYGVTKDYVLGLEAVTPQGDIIRTGGQTMKGVVGYDLTKLLVGSEGTLGIITRIILKLLPLPAAKKTMLVAFDSIDGAARAVSAIVRGKIIPTTLEFMDATTIQCVRQATDLAIPEKARAILIIEVDGDRDLIERQAEKILDIVSPLGVLETRVAGNSKESEEIWQVRRSVSPSLRKVNPDKFNEDICVPRSRLPEMIRIIEGISKELQIPIVNFGHAGDGNIHVNIMVDRAVPGHQEKAEEAIERIFAATLELGGTMSGEHGVGVTKAPYIPMELDPAAVAYMKAIKRTLDPNNILNPGKIFLEEK, from the coding sequence ATGGAACCTCGCCTCATCAGGATTCTGAAGGATATCGTCGGGCCCGGACACGTCTCCACCGACAAGGCAGATCGCATCTGTTATTCCTACGACGCAACCCAGCAGGAATACCTGCCCGATGCCGTGGTCTTTCCGGCGAATGCTCAAGAGATCAGCCTGGTCATGAAAATGGCCAACGCCGAAAAGATTCCGGTCTATCCGCGCGGTGCCGGCAGCGGTTTTACGGGCGGCAGCCTGCCGATCAGAGGGGGCATCGCCCTCGTCCTGACCCGGCTCAATGCGATTTTGCGGATCGACGAAGACAATCTGATCGCCGAAGTGGAACCGGGCGTCATCACATGGAAATTTCAACAGGCCGTGGAGGAAAAGGGGCTGTTCTATCCGCCCGATCCCGCCAGCCTCAAGTTCAGCACCCTCGGCGGCAACGTCGCCGAATGTGCCGGCGGTCCCCGCTGCGTGAAATACGGGGTGACCAAGGATTACGTGCTCGGTTTGGAGGCGGTCACACCCCAGGGCGACATCATCCGGACCGGGGGGCAGACCATGAAGGGAGTTGTAGGCTACGATCTGACCAAGCTGCTGGTGGGCAGTGAGGGGACGCTCGGCATCATCACCCGGATTATCCTCAAGCTTCTGCCCCTGCCGGCCGCCAAAAAGACCATGCTGGTCGCCTTCGACTCCATCGACGGGGCGGCCCGGGCGGTGAGCGCCATCGTGCGCGGCAAGATCATCCCCACCACCCTCGAGTTCATGGACGCAACCACCATCCAGTGCGTCCGCCAGGCCACCGATCTGGCCATCCCCGAGAAAGCCCGGGCCATTCTGATCATCGAGGTGGATGGCGACCGGGACCTCATCGAGCGGCAGGCGGAAAAAATTCTGGACATCGTTTCCCCCCTCGGCGTCCTGGAAACCCGGGTGGCCGGCAACAGCAAGGAAAGCGAGGAGATCTGGCAGGTGCGCCGCAGCGTCTCGCCCAGCCTGCGCAAGGTCAATCCCGACAAGTTCAACGAGGACATCTGTGTGCCCCGCAGTCGTTTGCCGGAAATGATCCGTATCATCGAAGGGATCTCGAAGGAACTGCAGATTCCCATCGTCAACTTCGGCCATGCCGGTGACGGCAACATCCACGTTAACATCATGGTCGACCGGGCGGTTCCCGGGCACCAGGAGAAAGCCGAGGAGGCCATCGAAAGGATCTTCGCCGCCACCCTCGAACTCGGGGGGACCATGAGCGGGGAGCACGGAGTCGGCGTCACCAAGGCCCCCTACATCCCCATGGAACTCGACCCGGCAGCCGTTGCCTACATGAAAGCCATCAAGCGCACCCTCGACCCGAACAATATTCTCAACCCGGGGAAGATTTTCCTGGAAGAAAAATAG
- the moaA gene encoding GTP 3',8-cyclase MoaA, with protein sequence MKDSFGRKIEYLRLSITDRCNLRCRYCMPAEGVEPIEHGEVLTYEEMLRIASVATRLGVKKIRITGGEPLVRRGIVDFIRELAALPTGPEITMTTNGVLLADMAFDLRKAGLSRVNVSLDSLREDRFQLITRRPGLQKVLDGIEAADAVGLTHLKINMVPLKGINHDEIVDFGRLALEHPWEIRFIEFMPVSSGLDFTPEHMFPAKSILEELGKIGKLVPLLRQGPAGPARLFHFPDSPGRVGVIPAISDHFCGECNRMRITADGRIRPCLFSSEEIDLREALRSSSSDEEIERLLREAACIKPQRHHIGEKEFRQGGRRMHGIGG encoded by the coding sequence TTGAAAGATAGTTTCGGGCGTAAAATCGAATATCTCCGTCTTTCCATCACTGACCGATGCAATCTTCGTTGCCGATACTGCATGCCCGCGGAAGGGGTCGAGCCGATAGAACATGGCGAAGTCCTGACCTACGAGGAGATGCTCAGAATCGCTTCGGTGGCAACCCGTCTCGGCGTGAAAAAGATCCGTATTACCGGAGGGGAGCCCCTGGTTCGCCGCGGCATCGTCGACTTCATCCGGGAACTCGCGGCGCTGCCGACGGGACCGGAGATCACCATGACCACAAACGGAGTGCTGCTGGCGGACATGGCCTTCGATCTTCGCAAGGCCGGTCTGTCCCGCGTCAACGTGAGCCTTGATTCTCTCCGGGAGGACCGTTTTCAGCTGATCACCCGGCGGCCCGGTCTGCAAAAGGTACTGGACGGGATCGAAGCTGCCGACGCGGTGGGGCTGACCCATCTCAAGATCAACATGGTGCCGCTGAAAGGCATCAATCATGACGAGATCGTCGACTTCGGCCGTCTCGCGCTGGAACATCCCTGGGAGATCCGGTTCATTGAATTCATGCCGGTCAGTTCCGGGCTCGATTTCACTCCGGAGCACATGTTTCCGGCAAAGTCCATTCTCGAGGAGCTGGGCAAGATCGGGAAACTGGTTCCCCTTCTCCGGCAGGGGCCGGCCGGTCCGGCACGCCTGTTCCATTTTCCCGACAGCCCGGGCCGGGTCGGCGTAATTCCCGCCATTTCCGACCATTTCTGCGGTGAATGCAACCGGATGAGGATTACGGCTGACGGCCGCATCCGGCCTTGTCTTTTTTCGAGTGAGGAGATCGATCTGCGGGAGGCCTTGCGCAGTTCCTCTTCAGATGAGGAAATCGAACGGCTTTTGCGCGAAGCGGCCTGCATCAAGCCGCAGCGACACCATATCGGTGAAAAGGAGTTCCGGCAGGGAGGCCGTCGCATGCACGGCATCGGTGGATAA
- a CDS encoding (Fe-S)-binding protein — MNRHKKLEEYRDQIRQCVKCGTCRAHCPVFSEENREATVARGKVALAEALLDGELGPDGKLGESISKCLLCGKCVQNCPNQVPVDDIMLAARREIAKRKGLSLFGRGISTVLKRPLLMKLLARAGALFSPLLFKKIQRQSGLRLRFPAPFITRDRSLPEFTGKPFRDRHPEFLAGAPDRPLVTFFTGCMINHIYPEIGESALQALRHLGMNVLIPKDQGCCGLPALCSGDGATAEKLALRNLSALTHHQPDHIVTACASCLSGLTKYMREHGGEFEQLAEKVIDINVFLVHQGLPDALQSLPVPLQTRRVTFHTPCHLRNHGILAEPRALLQAVPGIELVEMTEADSCCGLGGTFSVYHYETSKKIGSRKAEAIRNSGAELVATACPGCIMQLQDTLNHAGLQQRAVHVLELVGRAISGDNA; from the coding sequence ATGAATCGGCACAAAAAGCTTGAAGAGTACCGGGACCAGATCCGGCAGTGCGTCAAATGCGGGACCTGTCGTGCCCACTGCCCTGTCTTCAGTGAGGAGAATCGCGAAGCAACCGTCGCCCGGGGCAAGGTCGCCCTGGCCGAGGCGCTGCTCGATGGCGAACTTGGACCGGACGGTAAATTGGGAGAAAGCATTTCCAAATGCCTGCTGTGCGGCAAATGCGTGCAGAACTGCCCGAACCAGGTTCCGGTCGACGACATCATGCTGGCAGCACGCCGGGAGATCGCAAAACGCAAGGGTCTGAGCCTGTTCGGACGGGGAATCTCTACGGTGCTGAAAAGGCCTCTGCTGATGAAGCTTCTGGCCCGGGCCGGCGCTCTTTTTTCCCCTCTGCTGTTCAAAAAGATACAACGTCAGAGTGGCTTGCGGCTCCGGTTTCCCGCCCCCTTCATTACCCGGGACCGCTCCCTGCCCGAATTTACCGGGAAACCATTCCGGGATCGCCATCCCGAATTCCTGGCCGGCGCTCCCGACCGGCCGCTGGTGACCTTCTTTACCGGCTGTATGATCAACCACATCTATCCGGAGATCGGAGAAAGCGCCCTGCAGGCCCTTCGCCATCTCGGCATGAATGTCCTGATCCCGAAAGATCAGGGCTGCTGCGGCCTGCCGGCGCTCTGTTCCGGAGACGGAGCAACGGCGGAAAAACTCGCCTTGCGAAACCTGTCCGCCTTAACCCATCACCAGCCGGATCATATCGTCACCGCCTGCGCTTCCTGCCTCAGCGGCCTGACCAAATATATGCGGGAACATGGGGGGGAGTTCGAGCAACTGGCCGAAAAGGTCATCGACATCAATGTCTTTCTCGTCCACCAGGGACTTCCCGATGCTTTGCAGTCCCTGCCGGTACCGTTGCAAACCCGGCGGGTGACCTTTCACACCCCCTGCCACCTCCGCAACCACGGAATTCTCGCTGAGCCTAGAGCCTTGCTTCAGGCCGTGCCGGGAATCGAACTGGTGGAGATGACCGAAGCTGATAGCTGCTGCGGGCTTGGCGGCACCTTTTCGGTTTATCATTACGAAACCAGCAAAAAAATCGGCAGCCGCAAAGCAGAAGCGATTCGAAACAGCGGTGCGGAGCTGGTCGCTACAGCCTGCCCCGGCTGCATCATGCAGCTGCAGGATACGCTCAACCATGCCGGGCTGCAGCAAAGAGCCGTTCATGTTCTGGAACTGGTCGGCAGAGCAATTTCAGGAGACAACGCCTGA
- the groES gene encoding co-chaperone GroES, with product MNIRPLRDRIIVERVEEEAKTAGGLIIPDSAKEKPQQGIVKAVGKGKVTEDGKVLPMDIKVGDRVLFGKYAGSEIKVDGKEYQIMREDDILGVLE from the coding sequence ATGAACATCAGACCGTTGCGTGACCGCATTATTGTTGAGAGGGTTGAAGAAGAGGCCAAGACGGCCGGCGGACTCATCATTCCCGATTCCGCCAAGGAAAAACCTCAGCAGGGAATTGTCAAGGCCGTTGGCAAGGGCAAGGTGACCGAGGACGGCAAGGTGCTGCCCATGGATATCAAGGTTGGTGATCGGGTACTGTTCGGCAAATACGCCGGCAGCGAGATCAAGGTCGACGGGAAGGAATACCAGATCATGCGCGAGGACGATATCCTCGGCGTGCTCGAATAA
- a CDS encoding thiamine biosynthesis protein codes for MSKALGLLSGGLDSILAAMVLKKQGVDVTGIVYVTPFFGAERARKASRQIDIPLIVRDISEIHLEMLKNPRYGYGRNLNPCIDCHAMMFRIAGELVRQGDFDFLFSGEVLGQRPMSQNLNALQAVAKHSGCGDFILRPLSARLLPVTAMEEKGLVDREQLLNIQGRTRRRQEELARQWGLADVPSSGGGCLLTEKSFTARLQDLLNHHPDCTPKDVELLKLGRQYRLSSRAKLTLGRNRETNEAIKNLADDNHLLLRAELYSGPLGLISGHPDKDDLRQAAAIVAAYGKGKDCPTVRVLLVGKEAPEVFEVAPMDREKIEELIVP; via the coding sequence ATGAGTAAAGCCTTGGGCCTTTTGTCCGGAGGTCTCGACAGCATTCTCGCCGCCATGGTTCTTAAGAAACAGGGTGTCGATGTGACCGGCATCGTTTACGTGACCCCTTTCTTCGGGGCGGAACGGGCGCGCAAAGCCTCCCGGCAGATAGACATCCCGCTTATCGTCAGGGACATCAGCGAGATTCACCTCGAAATGCTGAAAAATCCCCGCTATGGTTACGGCAGGAACCTGAATCCCTGCATCGACTGCCATGCCATGATGTTCCGCATTGCCGGAGAATTGGTCCGCCAGGGTGATTTCGACTTTCTTTTTTCGGGAGAAGTCCTTGGCCAGAGACCCATGAGCCAGAATCTCAATGCCTTGCAGGCTGTCGCCAAACATTCCGGCTGCGGCGATTTCATCCTGCGCCCTCTGAGTGCAAGGCTGCTGCCGGTGACTGCCATGGAGGAAAAAGGTTTGGTCGACCGGGAGCAACTGCTGAACATTCAGGGACGCACACGGCGCCGGCAGGAGGAACTGGCCCGACAGTGGGGGCTGGCCGATGTTCCCAGTTCGGGGGGAGGGTGCCTGCTCACCGAAAAATCCTTTACCGCACGCCTGCAGGATCTGCTGAATCACCACCCGGACTGCACCCCGAAGGATGTGGAGCTGCTCAAGCTCGGTCGTCAGTACCGTCTCTCTTCACGAGCCAAATTAACCCTCGGCAGAAACCGGGAAACCAACGAAGCGATAAAAAACCTTGCCGATGACAACCACCTGCTCCTCCGTGCTGAATTGTATAGCGGCCCTCTCGGCCTGATCAGCGGCCATCCTGACAAAGATGATCTGCGGCAGGCAGCCGCCATTGTCGCCGCCTACGGCAAGGGGAAGGATTGTCCCACGGTACGGGTGCTGCTGGTGGGGAAGGAGGCACCGGAAGTCTTCGAAGTGGCACCGATGGATCGGGAAAAAATCGAGGAATTGATCGTGCCCTGA
- a CDS encoding diguanylate cyclase produces the protein MKILVAEDDPVLLRLLIEILSRWGYQVIPAVDGEEAWRILKGEDPPRMAILDWKMPGLEGVEICRRVRAELPEPYIYLMLLTAQHREEDLVTGMESGADDYIVKPFKQNELKVRLRAGRRIIELQSELLSAREFLRVKASHDSLTGLWNHEEILGILHQELARAEREGHEVSAIMADLDHFKKINDTYGHLAGDVVLMATADRMHSHMRPYDAIGRYGGEEFLVILPDCGRECAMALAERLRKNIGGSKVDTPEGIVSVTVSLGVAVAEKGIKIDALSLVQAADKALYMAKEKGRNRVEIHSKGGGQRSGLTH, from the coding sequence CAGATGGGGGTACCAGGTGATTCCCGCCGTGGACGGTGAGGAAGCGTGGCGGATATTGAAAGGCGAGGATCCCCCGCGCATGGCCATTCTCGACTGGAAAATGCCGGGGCTTGAAGGGGTGGAGATCTGTCGCCGGGTCAGAGCGGAACTCCCGGAACCTTATATCTACCTGATGCTTCTGACGGCACAGCATCGGGAGGAAGATCTTGTGACCGGCATGGAATCGGGCGCCGATGACTATATTGTCAAACCTTTCAAGCAGAACGAACTCAAGGTGCGCCTGCGAGCGGGGCGGCGGATCATCGAGTTGCAGAGCGAGTTGTTAAGCGCACGGGAGTTTCTTCGGGTGAAGGCCAGTCACGACTCGTTGACCGGTCTCTGGAACCATGAGGAGATTCTCGGCATACTTCATCAGGAACTGGCCAGGGCCGAGCGTGAAGGCCACGAGGTCAGCGCCATCATGGCGGATCTCGACCATTTCAAAAAGATCAATGACACCTACGGTCACCTGGCCGGAGATGTGGTTTTGATGGCGACGGCAGACAGGATGCATTCCCATATGCGTCCCTACGACGCCATCGGCCGCTACGGCGGGGAGGAGTTTCTGGTGATTTTACCCGACTGCGGCAGGGAATGTGCGATGGCTCTTGCGGAAAGGCTTCGAAAGAACATCGGCGGCAGCAAGGTCGACACACCGGAAGGTATTGTTTCCGTCACCGTCAGCCTCGGGGTCGCGGTGGCAGAAAAGGGCATTAAGATCGACGCCTTGTCTCTGGTCCAGGCTGCAGACAAGGCGCTCTATATGGCAAAAGAGAAAGGACGCAACCGGGTGGAAATCCATTCGAAGGGCGGGGGTCAGCGGTCCGGCTTGACGCATTGA